Proteins from a single region of Catenulispora acidiphila DSM 44928:
- a CDS encoding GuaB3 family IMP dehydrogenase-related protein, with protein MTEVEIGRAKRGRRAYGFDDVAVVPSRRTRDPEEVSIAWQIDAYRFDTPFMAAPMDSVVSPATAIQIGKLGGVGVLNLEGLWTRYENPEPLLQEIADLPAGASTKRLQEIYSAPVQPELIFARIKEIRAAGVTVAGALSPQLTAEFHSVAVSAGLDMLVIRGTTVSAEHVSANAEPLNLKQFIYELDIPVVVGGCATYQAALHLMRAGAAGILVGFGGGSTQTTRDVLGIEVPMASAVSDVAAARRDYLDESGGRYVHVVADGAMGISGDITKAIACGADAVMIGSPLARAAEAPGRGFHWGAEAYHASVPRGHRTAVGTVGTLEEILVGPSSSPDGTMNLAGALRRAMGTCGYTELKGFQRVEVTIAT; from the coding sequence GTGACCGAGGTCGAGATCGGCCGGGCCAAGCGTGGCCGCCGCGCCTACGGGTTCGACGATGTGGCGGTCGTGCCGTCGCGCCGCACCCGGGACCCCGAAGAGGTCTCCATCGCCTGGCAGATCGACGCCTACCGGTTCGACACGCCGTTCATGGCCGCCCCGATGGACAGCGTGGTGTCCCCGGCGACCGCGATCCAGATCGGCAAGCTCGGCGGTGTGGGCGTCCTGAACCTCGAGGGTCTGTGGACCCGCTACGAGAACCCTGAGCCGCTGCTGCAGGAGATCGCGGACCTGCCGGCCGGCGCCTCCACCAAGCGTCTGCAGGAGATCTACAGCGCACCGGTGCAGCCGGAGCTGATCTTCGCGCGAATCAAGGAGATCCGCGCCGCCGGGGTCACTGTGGCCGGCGCGCTGTCGCCGCAACTCACTGCGGAGTTCCACTCCGTCGCGGTCTCCGCGGGTCTGGACATGTTGGTTATCCGCGGGACCACAGTGTCCGCCGAGCACGTGTCGGCCAACGCCGAGCCGCTGAATCTCAAGCAGTTCATCTACGAGCTCGACATTCCCGTCGTGGTCGGCGGCTGCGCGACCTACCAGGCGGCGCTGCACCTGATGCGCGCCGGCGCTGCGGGCATCCTCGTGGGCTTCGGCGGCGGCTCGACCCAGACCACCCGCGACGTCCTGGGCATCGAGGTGCCGATGGCCTCCGCGGTCTCCGACGTCGCCGCCGCGCGCCGCGACTACCTGGACGAGTCCGGCGGCCGCTATGTGCACGTCGTCGCCGACGGCGCCATGGGCATCTCCGGCGACATCACCAAGGCGATCGCCTGCGGCGCGGACGCGGTGATGATCGGCTCGCCGCTGGCCCGGGCCGCCGAGGCGCCGGGGCGCGGCTTCCACTGGGGCGCCGAGGCGTACCACGCGTCCGTTCCGCGCGGGCACCGCACCGCGGTCGGCACTGTGGGGACGCTGGAGGAGATCCTGGTCGGTCCGTCCTCCTCTCCGGACGGCACCATGAACCTCGCCGGTGCGCTGCGCCGCGCGATGGGCACCTGCGGCTACACCGAGCTCAAGGGGTTCCAGCGGGTCGAGGTCACCATCGCGACCTGA
- a CDS encoding glycerol-3-phosphate dehydrogenase/oxidase, with product MRSLRLGPVEREAALSAMAERELDVVVVGGGVVGTGTALDAATRGLSVGLLEARDWASGTSSRSSKLIHGGLRYLEMLDFGLVREALKERGLLLERLAPHLVRPVPFLYPLTGRGWERLYAGSGVALYDGMATSSSHGRGLPLHRQLTRRAALRIAPALKRSSLVGAIQYYDAQVDDARYVTFLARTAASYGAHVASRARVTGFLREGERVTGVIAKDLETGKSIEIRAKQVVNATGVWTDETQALVGERGRFHVRSSKGIHLVVPKDRIHSSSGIILRTEKSVLFVIPWDRHWIIGTTDTDWTLDKAHPAASQTDIQYLLDHVNAVLNVPLSRADVEGVYAGLRPLLAGESDETSQLSREHIVAHVVPGLVVVAGGKYTTYRVMAQDAVDAAVHGLGGGVPASITENVPLLGADGFQAVWNNRGRIAARSGLHVARVEHLLHRYGSLIDEVLDLMTEQPELAEPLPGAEDYLKAEVVYAAAAEGALHLDDVLARRLRVSIETFDRGVGAAEPTARLIAPVLGWTEEQIAREVEHYVARVAAERESQEQPDDATADAARLGAPDIVPVK from the coding sequence GTGCGTAGTTTGCGGTTGGGTCCGGTAGAGCGTGAGGCGGCGCTGTCCGCCATGGCTGAGCGCGAGCTCGACGTCGTGGTCGTGGGCGGCGGGGTCGTGGGAACCGGGACGGCGTTGGACGCCGCGACCCGGGGTTTGAGCGTGGGTCTGCTGGAGGCGCGGGACTGGGCGTCGGGGACGTCCTCCCGCTCCTCCAAACTCATCCACGGCGGTCTCCGCTATCTGGAGATGCTCGACTTCGGTTTGGTCCGCGAGGCGTTGAAGGAGCGCGGGCTGCTGTTGGAGCGGCTGGCTCCGCACCTGGTGCGTCCGGTGCCGTTCCTCTATCCCCTGACAGGTCGTGGCTGGGAACGCCTCTACGCGGGTTCCGGTGTGGCGCTGTACGACGGCATGGCCACGTCGTCGAGCCACGGCAGAGGTCTGCCTCTGCACCGGCAGCTGACGCGCCGCGCTGCGTTGCGTATCGCGCCCGCGCTTAAGCGTTCCTCGCTTGTGGGGGCGATCCAGTACTACGACGCGCAGGTGGACGACGCGCGGTACGTCACCTTCCTGGCGCGCACCGCGGCGAGCTACGGCGCGCATGTGGCGTCTCGGGCCCGCGTCACCGGCTTCCTGCGCGAGGGGGAGCGCGTCACCGGCGTTATCGCCAAGGACTTGGAGACCGGTAAGTCGATCGAGATCCGCGCCAAGCAGGTCGTGAACGCGACTGGCGTGTGGACCGACGAGACGCAGGCGTTGGTGGGGGAGCGCGGACGCTTCCATGTGCGCTCCTCTAAGGGAATCCACTTGGTGGTTCCCAAGGACCGTATTCACTCCTCGAGCGGAATCATCCTGCGCACGGAGAAGTCCGTGCTGTTCGTCATCCCGTGGGACCGGCACTGGATCATCGGGACCACCGACACCGACTGGACGCTCGACAAGGCGCACCCGGCGGCGTCGCAGACCGACATCCAGTACCTGCTGGACCACGTGAACGCGGTGCTGAACGTGCCGCTGTCGCGCGCGGACGTCGAGGGCGTATACGCCGGACTCCGTCCGCTGCTGGCCGGCGAGTCGGACGAGACCTCGCAGCTGTCGCGGGAGCACATCGTCGCGCACGTCGTCCCCGGCCTGGTCGTCGTCGCCGGCGGCAAGTACACGACCTACCGCGTGATGGCGCAGGACGCCGTGGACGCGGCCGTCCACGGTCTGGGAGGCGGAGTGCCCGCCTCGATCACCGAGAACGTGCCGCTGCTCGGCGCGGACGGTTTCCAGGCGGTGTGGAACAACCGCGGACGCATCGCCGCGCGCAGCGGACTGCACGTCGCGCGCGTGGAGCACCTGCTGCACCGCTACGGCTCGCTGATCGACGAGGTCCTGGACCTGATGACCGAGCAGCCGGAACTGGCCGAGCCGCTGCCCGGCGCCGAGGACTATCTGAAGGCGGAGGTCGTCTACGCGGCAGCGGCCGAGGGCGCGCTGCACCTGGACGACGTCCTGGCGCGCCGCCTGCGGGTCTCCATCGAGACCTTCGACCGCGGCGTCGGCGCCGCCGAGCCCACCGCGCGCCTCATCGCCCCGGTCCTGGGCTGGACCGAGGAGCAGATCGCGCGCGAGGTGGAGCACTACGTGGCGCGGGTCGCCGCGGAGCGGGAGTCCCAGGAGCAGCCCGACGACGCCACCGCGGACGCCGCGCGGCTCGGCGCGCCGGACATCGTGCCGGTGAAGTAG
- a CDS encoding glutathione peroxidase, producing the protein MSLYDIPINTLDGKPASLKDYEGKTVLLVNVASRCGLTPQYEGLERLHERFADRGFTVVGVPCNQFGGQEPGTSEEIQEFCSATYGVTFPLTEKIDVNGDERHALYTELTKATDAEGGNGDIQWNFEKFLIGSDGTVLKRFRPRTEPEAAEVVEAIEAALPA; encoded by the coding sequence ATGAGCCTTTACGACATCCCGATCAACACCCTCGACGGCAAGCCGGCCTCGCTGAAGGACTACGAGGGCAAGACCGTCCTGCTCGTCAACGTCGCCTCGCGCTGCGGCCTCACGCCGCAGTACGAAGGTCTGGAGCGGCTGCACGAGCGGTTCGCGGACCGCGGCTTCACCGTCGTCGGCGTTCCGTGCAACCAGTTCGGCGGCCAGGAGCCGGGTACCTCCGAGGAGATCCAGGAGTTCTGCTCGGCGACCTACGGCGTGACCTTCCCGCTCACCGAGAAGATCGACGTCAACGGCGACGAGCGCCACGCCCTTTACACCGAGCTCACCAAGGCGACCGACGCCGAGGGCGGCAACGGCGACATCCAGTGGAACTTTGAAAAGTTCTTGATCGGCTCCGACGGAACGGTGCTCAAGCGCTTCCGTCCGCGCACCGAGCCCGAGGCCGCCGAAGTGGTCGAGGCCATCGAGGCGGCGCTCCCGGCTTAG
- a CDS encoding oxidoreductase has product MPQWSPEEMPDLTGRVAMVTGASSGIGFHTALELARHGARTLLAVRDPSRGEYARERITAVVPSARGLVEIVAVDLASLESIEDAAADLADRTAAVDILVNNAGVMVPDGHTTSDGFELQFGTNHLGHFALTGRVLPLLLAAESARVVTISSLTHRRARPFWDFEPATANSKESYTEAEWHRHRVSAYGRSKLANLLFAKELDRKAKQARFPLASIAAHPGYTATGLFAKTSFSRRNRVVSGLSHMVTWATGQSAATGAWPSLYAATHVDLFGGEYIGPRGPGEMRGAPTRAVMSAIAQDETVAAILWDQSVAATGVGYEELSR; this is encoded by the coding sequence ATGCCGCAGTGGAGTCCGGAGGAAATGCCGGATCTGACGGGGCGAGTCGCCATGGTCACGGGGGCCAGCAGCGGAATCGGGTTCCACACAGCGTTGGAACTCGCGCGTCACGGAGCCCGGACCCTGCTCGCCGTCCGTGATCCGAGCAGGGGAGAGTACGCGCGCGAGCGGATCACCGCGGTGGTCCCCTCCGCGCGCGGCCTCGTCGAGATCGTCGCGGTCGACCTGGCCAGCCTGGAATCGATCGAGGACGCCGCCGCCGACCTGGCCGACCGCACGGCGGCGGTGGACATCCTGGTGAACAACGCAGGGGTGATGGTGCCCGACGGCCACACCACCTCCGACGGCTTCGAGCTCCAGTTCGGGACCAACCACCTGGGGCACTTCGCCCTCACCGGCCGGGTGCTCCCGCTGCTGCTGGCCGCGGAGTCCGCGCGGGTCGTCACGATTTCCAGCCTCACGCACCGCCGCGCCCGGCCGTTCTGGGACTTCGAACCGGCGACGGCGAACTCCAAGGAGTCCTATACCGAAGCCGAGTGGCACCGGCACCGGGTCTCCGCTTATGGCCGCTCCAAGCTCGCCAACCTGCTCTTCGCCAAGGAGTTGGACCGCAAAGCGAAGCAGGCGCGGTTCCCCCTTGCGAGCATCGCCGCGCACCCCGGCTATACGGCTACCGGGCTGTTCGCCAAGACCTCCTTCAGCCGGCGCAACCGTGTCGTGTCCGGACTGTCCCACATGGTTACTTGGGCTACCGGTCAGAGTGCGGCCACAGGTGCGTGGCCCTCCTTATACGCGGCTACTCATGTAGACCTCTTCGGCGGCGAGTACATCGGTCCGCGCGGACCCGGGGAGATGCGTGGCGCACCTACGCGGGCCGTCATGAGTGCGATCGCGCAGGACGAGACCGTGGCCGCCATCTTGTGGGATCAGTCCGTCGCCGCCACCGGAGTGGGGTACGAGGAGCTGTCCCGCTAA